The following DNA comes from Clupea harengus chromosome 9, Ch_v2.0.2, whole genome shotgun sequence.
GTTGACAACATGTAAAAAACCCCACATTCGATTATGTTCATTAAAAATGCACGTTTATGTTGTCTGTATAGATTGTAAACCCATTATATCTCTAAAATATGCCTGCTGCTATCCCTCTGCTACCAGTGAAAAATAAGGCTACAAGGCAAGTCACTTAGCTTcaaaaggggaggggaaacaatcaggacCATGGCAGATTAAATCAAAGACATATCTTGATCAGCATGCTAGcctacatgtggtaaatgtgcACAGTACATACAAagataacatggtatatacatgatgcatacacaaTTGGTAggggataaggtggggagagagcattcaagcaTTGATGAACAGCTTATTtaaaattaatgaattaatagtatgaatggtattattattaatagtaataataataataagaagaagaagaatatatCTGATGTTTAGTTGAGGTGCTGATGCTGGATAATCATTGACCCCGTTCACACCTGGTATTATGGCAACATGAGATCCAATCACAGGTGGACAGCTCCAAGTACAGGTGTACAGGTGCACTCAAGAAGCCTTGAGGACAATGGCAAACACAAATAGCAGGCACTTCTAGAAATGTGCAACAGACTTTCAACTTCAGAGCtggctcaaggtttcttcccgTTAAAAGGgaaagtttttccttgccagTGTTGCCTTGTATTGCCCTTCGGGGCCAGGCTCTGTTAAGCACTTTTTGACACTATAAATCTATACAATTTTAGAAACTATTCAAATAAAAAGAATACAATTGAAATACATTGAATATTGATCCATTAAACATCCCTTTCTCCCCACTTATCATTGGCGTGTCTAGGGAGCAAGACCACATATTGATAACTACCTCGCTAGCTCGTAAACACAATTTTTGTATTGGTTTTTATATGGTCTACCTAATCTGTTATCTTTTAAAACCTGATGAATTCATCACTGACTGTTTTATTTAGCTGCCTCTGTGAAGCACTTTTTTTTAGCatattaataaatataaataccaCTTAACATAttaatacatataaataaataatatttgtgACAGAGATCTAACTTTATATTTTCACAGTCAAACTGTGATTTTACAGACACAAACCTGCAGTCAAAAACGGGGCACCGGCATGTTTGAAGTGTTCATATATGACACCAAGAAGGGTAAGAGCTCCTTGGCTAAGTCAGCTCTCTGCAAGCATTACTATCATCACACAGTTATTGCGATTCTTCATGAAACCTATTCTTAATGTGATGGTAGATTTGGGGCCCCTGACCCCTAACTGGTTTGAGGAACTGACTGCGAAAGCATCAAGAAAAGATGACTCAGATGTGGGAGAAGCGATGGCTTCTGGACCATCATGCCACGAAGACGTCGCCATTAAACTCCCTGGAGTTAAAGCTGAAATATTTCTGGGCAGTCAGACGTCTACACCCAAGCTCCTTACGAAGCCATTACTCGCCTCTCCAGAATTCTTGACAGAAGGTTAAGATTTCTTATCCACTATGAAGCTGGTTGTTAGTATGGTGaactcattgttttttttggacATGTCAAACCTGCAAATCAGTTTAATTTAAGATTGTATCTTCTGTGTTGTGCCATATCAGGAACCCCTGCATCTGCACAGATCTTCATTGAGTCTAGCCCATACCTATTTGGGTCAGCAAAAGAGAGGTATGTGTGAATTGATCgccaaagaaaaaaatgaatgttgaCATTCTTCAAATTGTAACGGCCATTTTTGTCTCTCTGCTTGTCATATAGCGGGCCtttcaaacaacaaaacagtgcagtGCCAAAAATAGTCAGTGGTAAGCTTAGATGTCTCCCTGTAGTTACTGTGAGGAGTTGTATTCACTTTTGGCatcatatatataaaatatacaacactACATACTACATTTTGTAGTTTATTCATGATcctgttttgtgtatgtttgcagaACCAGAGGACACACCTAAAAGATTTTCGGTAAAGAAATCATCATTCATGTTTTTCCATATATAAAACATCATGTTGCATTGCTCTCTTGAATGCCTGaactctgtttgtgtttttgcatgttgaTATGAAGTCTAAGGTTGTTCAGCGGATTTCGGAAAGCCTCGGTGCCCAGATCAATCCTGACTTGTCCTGGAGCAGTTCTTTGAACACCCCTTCGTCTCTGACGCCCACCTTCATTTTATGTAagaatatatgtatgtgtgtatatctatatgcacacacacagttctgaggATTTCTTTTTAATTTGCTAAATTCCTCATCGCTTGTTTCTTTGGTGTAGCTAAGAGAGAAGAACCAAGCTCTACAGTCAAGACTACTGAGGAAAGGGTTGTTGTAAGTATCATAACATTGAAATGATTAAGGTTTATGAATGTCAAACCAGTGTCTATCGATGCTAATATGTCTGTCAGTGGCTTCAGCAGTGGCCAACAACACCTTATTTTGATACCATATACcatgttgccattgtgcttgcactaagggggcccaggctctgggctctgtaaagcgctttgagacaCTAGAGTAGAGTACTGTCAGTGGACTTGGAATCATTACCGGACAGTACACAGTCCTGGAACCTTTGCAAACCAGTTGTATTGAGATATTCAATAAAGTGCTTCTCCTCTTATAAGCTGAAAAAGATCTCTCATATAGGATAAAGCACTGTATATATTGCCCTAAGAACTCTTTGCATGTAACACCATTTGAAGACTATCCTCTGTTCTCTTTAAGTTTGTGCGGAAGCTTTTTCCTCCCATCTTCAAAGATGACATCTTGCCAACATCAGAAGAGGATAGGCTGTCCACTGAGAAGGCTAAAGGTGACTATGTACTGAGCAGTGTTTTTTCAGTTCCTAAAATCATATACCGCACCGAAATCGATTTGGTGATTAGAATGATTACCTCTGTATCTAAAGAGTGTACTCCCGCGAGGTCGGTGTCCTTTTTGCAAAATGTAGTTTTCGATATACACGTGTCCCCCTCAATGCAGTGTGCAATGACCACAATTCATTGTTCCTCAACGCGGGATACAATAGACGAGCAAGTCGCAGCATCCTACGAGTTTAGATATCGTGCTAGGCCTTGAATAGAGGAAATAAGCCGGGGATTTTTCCACTGTATCAAACATGCATTCTCATAAATTAACCGTGAGACTGCACCATTATACCCCCGACAGTCTTAAAGTATAGATTTTACTCGATAGAAAGCTTCTTATTAAGAAGTTCTTTGCAGGCTAGATAGTTGCTGACAAATGCTTAGGCTGTTGTGAGAAGTAGCAAACTGCTTGCATGCCAAAGACAGACGACATCCCCAAACCAAACTAGGCAGATAAATTATCTCACAGCACCCCTGTGAATTAGAGATGACCACACCGGGCAATTTGGATTAACATATCTTACTTTCAGATTTACAGATAAGTGCACTGAAAAATCTGTTTTCATTGTGTTGTTGTTAATAttagtgttttttgttgttgttattcttATTGTTATAGAGGATGGAGAACTGCTCACCACCGTAGAGAGTGTTCTTGATGGGACTGAGGAGATCCTGTCCTTCTTCTTCACCAGCAGGAAGGCGAAGACCAGAGAGCGGGGTGGATGCACACAGTCAGACGGGCCCTTTAGTGATGCCACCAGGCCAGGAGAGATTAGCAGTCCCCTGAAGAACAGAAACTGTGAAACTACACAGTGGACTCCTTTAAGCTTGTCTGAGATTTCAGGCTCGTGCTCAGTTGAGTCATCCCTCACTAACCAGCATCGTGAACACGACTATGCCTCTCAGTGTCACCAGCAGacatctgtagtgtgtgttactgatggGCAGAAATCCCAGTCAGAATTACAGCTGGATGCACCTCAGGTGTTTGTTTCCCCACTGGATGCCATATCTGCACCTTCCTTGTCTAGGAAACCCAAGAAGTTTATGTACCCTGTAGGAGACTCAGCATCTTCAAGGCAAGATGTCAGGCAGCGGTTCTACAAACCACTTCATCAGTCTCCTACAATGCCATGCCCTGGTAAAAAAAATTCAGTTGGTAAAGAAAGAccatttattttactgtttgtATTTCTTGTGTATTTTTGTAACATAAAGCTGCTTTTTTTTCAGACATTCTTAAAAGTGGACAATCCTCTGAAAGTACAAAACAGCAAACAGGAGGGCAGTGTCAAGAAGTTCACAGAAGCAGAAGTCAGGTTGTTCCTTCTACCACTTTTGAAAAAGATGTTGACATGACACAGCTGTGCAAGGCATTTGCAGAGGACTTTAGTCAGGAGGAGGTTGTCCAAAGCAGATCACCTGTGAGACGTGAGGAGGTGGTGCCGTGCCAGGGCTCCTCCACTCCATCTGGTCCAGAGAAGAATTCGGATGCTAGAACCCAACCGCTGTGCAAGCAAGAGACCGACCCCATCAATAAGCAAAATAGCTCTCACATCACAGGACAGCATGGCATCCTGTCACAGCCAGATATAAGTAACAGACGTCTAGTTAAGGTTCCCCAAACAGGAGAGAGTAAAACActcaaccacaacaacaacacaacctcCAATGGTAGCCATTCAACAACAGGTTATGAAGTTTCCAGGAGTTTCACAGCTTCTCAAAACCAACCTTTTTCTGGTTTCAAAACAGCCAGTGACAAGATTATATCCTTTCCCCAGGAGGCCATAGAGAGGGCAAAGGCCTTACTGGATGAATTTGCAGAATCTGACATCACTGACTCTCCCATCACTGCCCTACCCAGCAAAGACGGATCAGACAACACTAAAGGCACTCAGGACGGTAGAAAGAGGAGCCATCTCAGCTCAAGGCAGCAGAACACCACACGCCAGAAGAACAGTACTCCCCATTCCCCTTCGGATGTGTCTGGTTTCAGAACTGCAGCAGACAGAAGAATTAGTGTTTCTTCATTGAGTATCTGGAAAGCCAAGAAAATGCTCAAGGAATTAGAAGATGAATCCACCACAGACAACCTCATTGGAATCAAATTAAAGGAGGCTGGTGAAAAAGCACGAGACCTGAAGTCAGTACTGGATGTGACGAGCATATCCCCACCAGCAGATGCTTGTTCCCCCTTAACGGCATCACAAAGAGCCGATGTGTCCGAGCTCTGCAGCCTGTTGGAGGATGCCAACAGCCAGTGTGAGTTCACGCAGGTCAAACCAGCCAAGGTGAACTCCAGCAAACCCCCGGAATCTGTTCAGCAGACTGGAGGGAAAGAATGGGACCCAGACATTCTGACGGGCATCAACTTCGATGATAGTTTTAGCACTGACATAGAACATCATATGCCTGTACAGAAAGGTAGTGTTAAATTAAACAAAGCTTTACAGGTCAAGGTTCAAAATATGTCAGTAGGTGAAATGTCATCACAATCAGAAAACATACCAGTTTCTGTAGATTTTAAGATTGATTTGAACGCTTCTGTGAAAAATCTAATACCAGCACTGGGCTATTCTGATGATTTAGATAGAAGTCACAAAAGCCATGCTGAAAAGGTGAATAGGCAAAATGTCATGATCAGGAATCCAGAGTTCCCTGACAGCTCTAGTACTGAGTCATCATTGGACAACTGTAGCTCTGACACTGTTTTTTTCATCAAGAAAACCCCCAAATCTGTCCTCAGTAGAACTAGGCAGTCTGAGGATGAAGATATTCTTGGTAAAACTATAGTGAAGATGAACTCCAGTATAACACTCAATTCAGCTGGTTCTTGCTCAGAGGAAAGCTTCTGTGGATTCAGAACCGCGGGAGGCAGAAAAGTGCATGTGTCTGAAACGGCATTACTCCAGGCAAAGGCACTTCTGAGTCACCATACTGAGTCTGATGACACAGAATCTGGGGTGGAGTCCAAAGGTTATATAAATGCCACAACACATGATGATGAAACAAGGTTAAGTGGAACTCAGTCAGCACAGGAGGCGTCTACAGGTTGTGGTGTTGTCACCCCTCACAGGCTGAAAACAAACATTACTGGAAGTTCGCTCAAAGCTTTTAGTGGTGGGCCATCATGTGGTGGCTTCAACACAGACGGTGCTCAGATggtttctgtgtctgtagagGAATCACCAAAGGCCTGGAATCTGGATAAGGATAGTCAGTCATATGAGTGTGTATCTAACGCACACAATGCAAGTACAGTGACTCAGAATGCTGAGATAAAACCTGGAGGAGGGTACAAGACTGTAAGTAAGgacgttgtgtgtgtttcaaacaaGGCCCATCAGGCGGCAGTGACTTTAAGAGACTGTGCTGGATGTGCCGTGAATTCAACCTGCATAGAAGCAAAACCAGATGCTCCATTGGAATCAAATTTGATGGGTTGTGATCCAGACAAAAGAAACACTGGTTTCCGAACTGCTGGGGGgaaatctgtgtttgtgtctgaagaAGTGCTGTCAAAAGCGAAAAGTATTTTGAGTGACTTTCTAGAGAATGGCCATGATGAGTTTGATTTTACGAAGTCTTCAGTAAAAACTTCTCCAGTTACTAAAAATTCAGTTTTTTACACAGATATAGGTAAAATGTCAGTTTCTGGAAAACCTACTCAGGAGGCTATGGATTTGTTCAGAGATTGTGATAAGCCAGAAAAAATGGAACACTGTAGCAACACGGGAACGGGCCACAGTGATTCAGGAAAAAGCTTTGGATTTAGTACAGCGAGTGGGAAACGTATGTCTGTATCAAGTACTGCTCTTCAGAAAGGAAAGACACTTTTGGATGAATGTGTGCAACCACAAGGCCAAGAACATATGAATGGGTCCACAGTGAAACTTCCACCAGTGCAAAGACACAGTGGGCAGCACAGTTTAGGTTTCAGCACAGCAAGTGGTAAAGGAATATCTATTTCAGCTGAGTCAGTTCAAGCTGCAAAAGCATTATTAACTGACTGTGATACATCATCAGAAACAAACTGGATTAAAACTGAACATGCCCACAAAAATAGTTCAGTGAAAAATGATGCTGGCAGTCCCCGTGGTATTAAAACTGAGGACTTGATGACTGAAACCGGAGCCATGAATATCAGTGAACATTCACTCGGTAACCCAAGAGTCAACCATTGTGGGTTCAGCACGGCAAGTGGCAAACTTGTATCCGTGTCCAACACTGCTGTCCAACATGCCAAGCTCTTGTTTGATGAAGGCCCAAAACCAGAAGACACAGAGCCCATAATGGGTGTTGCACTGcagcatgaaaaacaaatgaatcgGCAGGACACAAGTCTGAGTTTTCACACAGCAAGTGGCAAAGGTTTGTCCATACCTGCAAAGTCACTTAAAGCTGCACATGCTATATTTGATGATTGCAGTGAAGTTCCAATGGAAATAATGCAAAGAATCCCTGCTGCCAATTGTGGAAGAAGCACGGAGAACAACTGTCATACTGATCCTGAGGCAAACAACGTTGGGAGTTGTCTTAACATCACAACAGAGACTGCCCAAAATGGAGACACAAAACATGGAGAACATTCAAGCATAAGTTTTGGATTTAGCACAGCAAGTGGTAAAGGTGTCTCTGTGTCAAAGAAAGCTTTGAAGGAAGCATGTAAGCAGTTAGAGCAATGTGTTGATGATACACTCCCTGAAAGAAATACTGACTTTAAACCAGGAAAGACCGGCAGTTCCAGCGGCAAACTGTGTCTGGACGCACCTCCAGACCCTGAAAGGAACCAGTGCAACAGTTCCTTCCTGTCAGGACACACTAAAAGAGACTCCTCTGGGTTGAGCTTTCAGTCAGACAATCTGAGCAGTTGCACCACCACCCAGGAAAGATACTTCGAACAGGAAGCTATGGCCTGCGCCAAGGCCTTACTGGAGGATGAGGATCTTCATGATGCTGCTCTCCATGTAACATCAGGTGCAAGTCAAGTAAATCCACATGTGGAAAAAAGATTGAGTGGGAAACGAGATTTGGAAAATGACGATTCCAAAGGTATGAGTAGGTTTTGAAGatttaaaataatgtttttatttcattatcaAAGCCATTTCAAGTGTTCCATAAATACAAGCAGACAATGAGCTGTGTTTTAAAACAAGATGCCTGAATTCATGATTGCGACATCTTTTTTATGACGTTCAGATCAGCCACCTTTGAAAAGACGTCTTCTAGCAGAGCTTAACAAGTCATCAAATAGACCTCTTCTTGTACCTTTAAAAAGCTCCCCTACTGGTAAGATACACATTTCAGTAGTTGGCTGTAGCACTTAATTCCTGTTTCTATAGCCTCATTCTTAATTACATCTTTGAAATTTCTTTTCAGGTGTTTTGAGTGATAGGACGGTAAGATGCAATGTGCTACTACAGCCAAATATCACTCAACCACATAGGTAGGATTTATTTCAATAGAACACACTACATATAAGTATTCTTTATTTAATATTGGTAcatgcattttgttttgttatgcataATGCTAAATTTCTCTTTGTTGCATCTGCCAAATCCTTTAAAGTGAACTTAACTCTATTCATATTGTTGTCTGTCCTGGTTTAGGATTACTGTGGCACCAAAGAGGATAAATGATGAGCCAGAGCTGACCACTTCTGAGTCATCCTGTGCCAAACAGTTTGGGGAAAGGGTCCCCATGTTTGTGCCCCCCTTTAGAAAACAGACTAATCCTGAACGACAGAAAGGGGAGAGATCAGTAGACCATAGTGCACCCAGTGTTTTTGTGCCACCGTTCAAATCAAAAGTTAATGACAGCAAAAGCCCATTTCACCCTGCAGCTGAGTCTGAAGGCCACACTGAGGTGCATGCTAAATGCAGTGGGTTTGTTCCTGTTATTAAAAAGACTTGCCCTCAAGCTGAGGCTTGCTTTCAGGACCACTTCACCCCTCTGGATTCAAGCCATGGCAGGATTCTTCCATGCGAAGATAGGGATGATTTCAACCACAGTGATGAGCATGCCCTCAATCATGAGGCACCAAACAGAGATGTACCCACTGCAGGTCTTAAATCACCTACCCCTTCAGGTCTTAAATCATCTACCCCTTCAGGTAACCTTGCTAAATCTAAGAACTGAACTTCCATTCTACTGTCTG
Coding sequences within:
- the brca2 gene encoding breast cancer type 2 susceptibility protein isoform X2, producing MFEVFIYDTKKDLGPLTPNWFEELTAKASRKDDSDVGEAMASGPSCHEDVAIKLPGVKAEIFLGSQTSTPKLLTKPLLASPEFLTEGTPASAQIFIESSPYLFGSAKESGPFKQQNSAVPKIVSEPEDTPKRFSSKVVQRISESLGAQINPDLSWSSSLNTPSSLTPTFILSKREEPSSTVKTTEERVVFVRKLFPPIFKDDILPTSEEDRLSTEKAKEDGELLTTVESVLDGTEEILSFFFTSRKAKTRERGGCTQSDGPFSDATRPGEISSPLKNRNCETTQWTPLSLSEISGSCSVESSLTNQHREHDYASQCHQQTSVVCVTDGQKSQSELQLDAPQVFVSPLDAISAPSLSRKPKKFMYPVGDSASSRQDVRQRFYKPLHQSPTMPCPDILKSGQSSESTKQQTGGQCQEVHRSRSQVVPSTTFEKDVDMTQLCKAFAEDFSQEEVVQSRSPVRREEVVPCQGSSTPSGPEKNSDARTQPLCKQETDPINKQNSSHITGQHGILSQPDISNRRLVKVPQTGESKTLNHNNNTTSNGSHSTTGYEVSRSFTASQNQPFSGFKTASDKIISFPQEAIERAKALLDEFAESDITDSPITALPSKDGSDNTKGTQDGRKRSHLSSRQQNTTRQKNSTPHSPSDVSGFRTAADRRISVSSLSIWKAKKMLKELEDESTTDNLIGIKLKEAGEKARDLKSVLDVTSISPPADACSPLTASQRADVSELCSLLEDANSQCEFTQVKPAKVNSSKPPESVQQTGGKEWDPDILTGINFDDSFSTDIEHHMPVQKGSVKLNKALQVKVQNMSVGEMSSQSENIPVSVDFKIDLNASVKNLIPALGYSDDLDRSHKSHAEKVNRQNVMIRNPEFPDSSSTESSLDNCSSDTVFFIKKTPKSVLSRTRQSEDEDILGKTIVKMNSSITLNSAGSCSEESFCGFRTAGGRKVHVSETALLQAKALLSHHTESDDTESGVESKGYINATTHDDETRLSGTQSAQEASTGCGVVTPHRLKTNITGSSLKAFSGGPSCGGFNTDGAQMVSVSVEESPKAWNLDKDSQSYECVSNAHNASTVTQNAEIKPGGGYKTVSKDVVCVSNKAHQAAVTLRDCAGCAVNSTCIEAKPDAPLESNLMGCDPDKRNTGFRTAGGKSVFVSEEVLSKAKSILSDFLENGHDEFDFTKSSVKTSPVTKNSVFYTDIGKMSVSGKPTQEAMDLFRDCDKPEKMEHCSNTGTGHSDSGKSFGFSTASGKRMSVSSTALQKGKTLLDECVQPQGQEHMNGSTVKLPPVQRHSGQHSLGFSTASGKGISISAESVQAAKALLTDCDTSSETNWIKTEHAHKNSSVKNDAGSPRGIKTEDLMTETGAMNISEHSLGNPRVNHCGFSTASGKLVSVSNTAVQHAKLLFDEGPKPEDTEPIMGVALQHEKQMNRQDTSLSFHTASGKGLSIPAKSLKAAHAIFDDCSEVPMEIMQRIPAANCGRSTENNCHTDPEANNVGSCLNITTETAQNGDTKHGEHSSISFGFSTASGKGVSVSKKALKEACKQLEQCVDDTLPERNTDFKPGKTGSSSGKLCLDAPPDPERNQCNSSFLSGHTKRDSSGLSFQSDNLSSCTTTQERYFEQEAMACAKALLEDEDLHDAALHVTSGASQVNPHVEKRLSGKRDLENDDSKDQPPLKRRLLAELNKSSNRPLLVPLKSSPTGVLSDRTVRCNVLLQPNITQPHRITVAPKRINDEPELTTSESSCAKQFGERVPMFVPPFRKQTNPERQKGERSVDHSAPSVFVPPFKSKVNDSKSPFHPAAESEGHTEVHAKCSGFVPVIKKTCPQAEACFQDHFTPLDSSHGRILPCEDRDDFNHSDEHALNHEAPNRDVPTAGLKSPTPSGLKSSTPSEEALRCILLARDMQDMRIRKKKRQTIRPLPGSLFLAKTSGVARVSLRATVGYKCPRRHPEKLLYVYGVPSEVVQVNSGSAKSFQFLWEHFFKSEALSQAGGVQLADGGWLIPDHRGMLGKEQFYRALCDTPGVDPGLISEEWVYNHYRWIVWKRASMERAFPQELGGLCLTPEQVLLQLKYRYDVEVDKSQRSALRRITERDDTPAKTLVLCVCGVETSGTASKTEGPVAALWLTDGWYTLRALLDPPLTALLQRGRLSVGDKLVTHGAELVGSQDACPPLEAPESLMLKISANSTRPARWDARLGYHRDPRPFQLPLGTLFSDGGVVGCVDTLVLRCYPMQWMEKTAGGVFIFRSERAEEREARSHEQRKQKAMEALFSRIQAHLEEEEQGKRKTRNQKRALSRREMEALEDGEELHEAMQSNPTYVQADLREEQLSSLCSFRRLLDERRQVQLQERVRKALEEAQQGSANCHSRVVTPVWKLAVCDSTRQQSSSSSSSKGSVFLLNIWRPSMELLSLLKEGGRYRTYHLSTSVGKRKATTAAIQLTATKKTYFENMKVLPEMLRECFEPRQCASFNSLQNPLFHSPCGEVDVVGYVIYIADRNGASPALYLVDEKVDFVSVRCSGPLRQLAVEELVKPLALLIVSNALLRQASAPIPALYAGDFTLFRTSSSEPHIQERMRQLKSFVQSLEHFSKGAEEKLSSLIPMHGSSIQPCPKPLGGTSDLCKPPPFLEPVTPVGKRTLAASASEGKQPKNLKRRRGFEYLSRIPSPPPLNPLGTVMSPHVKKTFNPPRRSEILSPMSKTPIPSPRVPNLLPSEDEWVKDEELALIDTQTLLDGLVK
- the brca2 gene encoding breast cancer type 2 susceptibility protein isoform X1, whose product is MLTGSDGSKIVNQTVILQTQTCSQKRGTGMFEVFIYDTKKDLGPLTPNWFEELTAKASRKDDSDVGEAMASGPSCHEDVAIKLPGVKAEIFLGSQTSTPKLLTKPLLASPEFLTEGTPASAQIFIESSPYLFGSAKESGPFKQQNSAVPKIVSEPEDTPKRFSSKVVQRISESLGAQINPDLSWSSSLNTPSSLTPTFILSKREEPSSTVKTTEERVVFVRKLFPPIFKDDILPTSEEDRLSTEKAKEDGELLTTVESVLDGTEEILSFFFTSRKAKTRERGGCTQSDGPFSDATRPGEISSPLKNRNCETTQWTPLSLSEISGSCSVESSLTNQHREHDYASQCHQQTSVVCVTDGQKSQSELQLDAPQVFVSPLDAISAPSLSRKPKKFMYPVGDSASSRQDVRQRFYKPLHQSPTMPCPDILKSGQSSESTKQQTGGQCQEVHRSRSQVVPSTTFEKDVDMTQLCKAFAEDFSQEEVVQSRSPVRREEVVPCQGSSTPSGPEKNSDARTQPLCKQETDPINKQNSSHITGQHGILSQPDISNRRLVKVPQTGESKTLNHNNNTTSNGSHSTTGYEVSRSFTASQNQPFSGFKTASDKIISFPQEAIERAKALLDEFAESDITDSPITALPSKDGSDNTKGTQDGRKRSHLSSRQQNTTRQKNSTPHSPSDVSGFRTAADRRISVSSLSIWKAKKMLKELEDESTTDNLIGIKLKEAGEKARDLKSVLDVTSISPPADACSPLTASQRADVSELCSLLEDANSQCEFTQVKPAKVNSSKPPESVQQTGGKEWDPDILTGINFDDSFSTDIEHHMPVQKGSVKLNKALQVKVQNMSVGEMSSQSENIPVSVDFKIDLNASVKNLIPALGYSDDLDRSHKSHAEKVNRQNVMIRNPEFPDSSSTESSLDNCSSDTVFFIKKTPKSVLSRTRQSEDEDILGKTIVKMNSSITLNSAGSCSEESFCGFRTAGGRKVHVSETALLQAKALLSHHTESDDTESGVESKGYINATTHDDETRLSGTQSAQEASTGCGVVTPHRLKTNITGSSLKAFSGGPSCGGFNTDGAQMVSVSVEESPKAWNLDKDSQSYECVSNAHNASTVTQNAEIKPGGGYKTVSKDVVCVSNKAHQAAVTLRDCAGCAVNSTCIEAKPDAPLESNLMGCDPDKRNTGFRTAGGKSVFVSEEVLSKAKSILSDFLENGHDEFDFTKSSVKTSPVTKNSVFYTDIGKMSVSGKPTQEAMDLFRDCDKPEKMEHCSNTGTGHSDSGKSFGFSTASGKRMSVSSTALQKGKTLLDECVQPQGQEHMNGSTVKLPPVQRHSGQHSLGFSTASGKGISISAESVQAAKALLTDCDTSSETNWIKTEHAHKNSSVKNDAGSPRGIKTEDLMTETGAMNISEHSLGNPRVNHCGFSTASGKLVSVSNTAVQHAKLLFDEGPKPEDTEPIMGVALQHEKQMNRQDTSLSFHTASGKGLSIPAKSLKAAHAIFDDCSEVPMEIMQRIPAANCGRSTENNCHTDPEANNVGSCLNITTETAQNGDTKHGEHSSISFGFSTASGKGVSVSKKALKEACKQLEQCVDDTLPERNTDFKPGKTGSSSGKLCLDAPPDPERNQCNSSFLSGHTKRDSSGLSFQSDNLSSCTTTQERYFEQEAMACAKALLEDEDLHDAALHVTSGASQVNPHVEKRLSGKRDLENDDSKDQPPLKRRLLAELNKSSNRPLLVPLKSSPTGVLSDRTVRCNVLLQPNITQPHRITVAPKRINDEPELTTSESSCAKQFGERVPMFVPPFRKQTNPERQKGERSVDHSAPSVFVPPFKSKVNDSKSPFHPAAESEGHTEVHAKCSGFVPVIKKTCPQAEACFQDHFTPLDSSHGRILPCEDRDDFNHSDEHALNHEAPNRDVPTAGLKSPTPSGLKSSTPSEEALRCILLARDMQDMRIRKKKRQTIRPLPGSLFLAKTSGVARVSLRATVGYKCPRRHPEKLLYVYGVPSEVVQVNSGSAKSFQFLWEHFFKSEALSQAGGVQLADGGWLIPDHRGMLGKEQFYRALCDTPGVDPGLISEEWVYNHYRWIVWKRASMERAFPQELGGLCLTPEQVLLQLKYRYDVEVDKSQRSALRRITERDDTPAKTLVLCVCGVETSGTASKTEGPVAALWLTDGWYTLRALLDPPLTALLQRGRLSVGDKLVTHGAELVGSQDACPPLEAPESLMLKISANSTRPARWDARLGYHRDPRPFQLPLGTLFSDGGVVGCVDTLVLRCYPMQWMEKTAGGVFIFRSERAEEREARSHEQRKQKAMEALFSRIQAHLEEEEQGKRKTRNQKRALSRREMEALEDGEELHEAMQSNPTYVQADLREEQLSSLCSFRRLLDERRQVQLQERVRKALEEAQQGSANCHSRVVTPVWKLAVCDSTRQQSSSSSSSKGSVFLLNIWRPSMELLSLLKEGGRYRTYHLSTSVGKRKATTAAIQLTATKKTYFENMKVLPEMLRECFEPRQCASFNSLQNPLFHSPCGEVDVVGYVIYIADRNGASPALYLVDEKVDFVSVRCSGPLRQLAVEELVKPLALLIVSNALLRQASAPIPALYAGDFTLFRTSSSEPHIQERMRQLKSFVQSLEHFSKGAEEKLSSLIPMHGSSIQPCPKPLGGTSDLCKPPPFLEPVTPVGKRTLAASASEGKQPKNLKRRRGFEYLSRIPSPPPLNPLGTVMSPHVKKTFNPPRRSEILSPMSKTPIPSPRVPNLLPSEDEWVKDEELALIDTQTLLDGLVK